The Camelina sativa cultivar DH55 chromosome 16, Cs, whole genome shotgun sequence sequence CATATGTTTAACTTCTCTAACTAATTTTAGTTGTATACACAATTCACGCTTATTTACGCTCgacaagaaagagtttgaagttttaatatacataaatgAATAAATCTTATTACATTGCAAATGATTGGAAAAATTGTGTAAATGACGGAACGGGAAAATGATTTGGCAATATCGCTATGTTTTTATCGATCATGAAACTTTGTTGTGGAAAAGTAATGTTTGCTCAAGATATTTTGCTAACAGCCGACTACAGTATTTTGCAAACTTTTAAGTATATACGTGTCAcaaattcaatatattaaaaactgaaATACAGTTCAGAACTTCTGGAGATTCACAATATGCTCTAGTTCTCTTTTcgttttgaaaacaaatactaataataatatttaaaactacaGTGGTCTTTTCCAACAAATTCGAGTGCCCACTTAGATGATGGCAAAAGCAGCCAATACATcattttttaatcacaaaaccaaatcttttCCCATGGCCATAGATTTACACTTATTTAATTGTAGTtgcttcctcctcttctttttgattctatatagatattaaaaataagtagaCACAAAACCATTAACCTAGACGATAAGAAAACATGATTCGATATGTGGGCCGTTTGTGGTATTAAAGAAATCGCGtacataattatacaaataaatttcTTGCTTTCATACACATGCAATATATGTATGATTTATGTGATAAGTAGAATTAGATTCAAGAAGCcaaccaagaaagaaaaaaaaatggaatgagATTCAACTATATATCTGATTTATCCGGCTATGTACTATCAACATCCTCATATATTTCCAACTGAATCTTATTACTGGTAGTGAGTGCACACAAATGCAAGTATGATTATAGATTTCATGTCAATAATACAACATTTGTATTGGTCAAAACGTAAGACGATTCCTAGCTAGTGAGGTTTATTAACATTTCctgaaacttatatataaaattcaacatATTTAAGCTTCGATCAGCGGTTTAAtgttcaaagaaaagaaaagcgaGGACTACACATGTATTGGAACTTGTACTCGAGCTCTAGACTGATTATATTCAGTTGTAATGTTTTAACAAAGCTTAGACNtttttttttttttttttttgtcaagcagACCTCCTATattcaaaatacaaattatatatctCATACAGAAGATCGAAATTTTGCcaatatataaactaaagaATACATATCGTGAGATGTAATAATAATGATCATATCCTGGATGTGATAAAAGTTACTCTCTCcaaattaacccaaaaaaaaaaactattttcaatCCAATAATTTATATCAGCAAATGGTCGCAAACATTATATCGTGAAGCTGGCTCATTGTTTGGAAATCAAAAACTATTGTTTACATCACACCAACAGAACTATACAATATGTCAAACCAACAAGCCaattttataaattacatatataaattgatagatagatagatggGCGGTACGTGAGCTGTTGATATACACAATCAATATTCATATACAAATATCTTCTAAATAAATCATCTTTAAAAATCAATCGATCAATCcaaaccaaaggaaaaaaaaaaaaagaaggaaaaaccctgtgaaaaaaaaaatcaagcgTTAGGTGGAGAATACTCACAAACAACCTCCGTATCAACTTCCTTCCGGTGAAAATTCCGGTGACAACCACAAGCGGCGCATCTCAAAGCATCGACGGTTCCTTCAACTCCGGCGGCCATGAACTCACGGCAACCGTCGACGGCGTAACCTCCGATGTTAGCAGCGTGATTCTTCTGGCACTCCACGTAACGGACGTTACTGATGGccgacgaagaggaagaagaagaagtagtagtCCAAGAGGAAGATGTGTTGGAGTTTCTTGATCTCTGCTTGATTACCATCTGTCTTTTCTTCATAATGAACAACTGTGAAACCCTAGCTAGTTTTTATCCTCAATTTGGATCAAGTGGCTCTTTGGTCATACGAAAGACTCTTTATGAAAACGAACTGAAGAAGACTAGAAGGTGTCTACTTGTGATTTGTAAATGTCCTTTGTGcccctttttatatataaaaaatagctACATTATGACTGTTATATATAGTATTCTAATTTCTAACCCTAGAGGGttttaattatctatatatatacctacGGAGTCGACAAAGTGGCTTAAAATATGGGCTACTTTTTTacataattgatattttttttgttcgtctCCCTATGTATAGATAGTACTTTCAAATTGATAATTTATGTTTACGACTAAAAACTGATTATTGAGACCGGATAAACTATATCAACTGTTGAAATAATTGATCAAATGTAGACTATTGTATATTAGTAAATATTAGTATGCAATAAATGAAAATGTATGTGGTGAAATTTACagtataattatttaaaaaagatGGGGGATATTGTCTCTCTGTCGATAAAACGATATTCATTCTCTTCCATTATTTCACGTATTGTCATGTTCAAACGCGACATAAGggtatataaatttattattctcttccattatgtgtatatatatggtctTCAATTCGTTGTCGTCTCTGTAATAATATACTTACGGGTGCCATAGCGAAAGACTATGGaactttgagaaacaaaaatagtctCTGAACTCTTAAGAGACAATTTAATCGCCACACATGAAAGActtattggaatttttttttgttaaaggaaaaaaaaaagtaatggaGACAAATTTAGTATAGACTATAGTAGCCAACTTTATTTTACCGTCGAGATCATGTGcattgcattatatatatacagatgattagtttatatatatagaacagaatgaaataaatttttatttgagtaaataaattaaatgcgAATCCGACTCAGTCCAACGGACCTGCTCTTCCCACAAGCAAAGAGACAATGACAGATTAACATTGGAATGCAATCTCATTTctaattacttttttattattattccaaacttcatatagtctatatatatagttgcaaCTTTTCTATATTATGCATTATGTTATGTTGAACTCAACTGGCAATACAATAACGACGCTAATAAAACACATTAGTTAGAGCCAATATGTTAAAAGTGTAGAATTTGTCACAACGACGTcttaatgattatatatatataagtctttcAAGCATACCTAATAACTAATCTAAT is a genomic window containing:
- the LOC104751334 gene encoding mini zinc finger protein 1; its protein translation is MKKRQMVIKQRSRNSNTSSSWTTTSSSSSSSAISNVRYVECQKNHAANIGGYAVDGCREFMAAGVEGTVDALRCAACGCHRNFHRKEVDTEVVCEYSPPNA